A window of Mucilaginibacter sp. PAMC 26640 contains these coding sequences:
- a CDS encoding transposase: MKNSIITEAQIVKAIKDYEGGRELNDVCRELGVHKSTFYNWRKKYAGMDSQELKRLKELEDENRKLKHMYAELALDHSLLKDVLSKKF, encoded by the coding sequence ATGAAGAACTCGATTATTACCGAAGCACAGATTGTCAAGGCCATCAAAGATTATGAAGGAGGCCGAGAGCTAAACGATGTATGCCGTGAACTGGGCGTACACAAATCCACCTTTTATAACTGGCGTAAAAAGTATGCCGGTATGGACAGCCAGGAGTTGAAGCGTCTGAAAGAGCTGGAGGATGAGAACCGCAAACTGAAGCATATGTATGCGGAGCTGGCCTTAGATCATAGCCTTTTAAAAGACGTACTCTCAAAAAAGTTCTAA